The window tctagtttaattggtagttttcttttgttaagtgtaagaatctatttcatgttaaaaataatatattttgaattgagtccttaaattattcatcaatatttgattcaattattatcaatatatcttggtaaataatagatttctcaaagggcaattgattttataatgttacgttgaaaatgtggtcgccgaaatgtgtgtttggtagtgtatgtcttatatttaagaaaaaaccgataaataaccgaaaaaatcgaaaaattgacataaaccgaatcgagaaaaaccgacttaattggtttggtttggttctaatatttcaaaaaccgacttacttggtttggtttctttttaggaaaaaatcgatccaaaccgaaccatgaacacccctaactATGAATGTTTAAGCACCTTAGCACTGGATATCTAAAGTTAGTGGCAGAGAATATCTTCTaatatgaggttacaaatattttagaTCATGATCAGCAAGTACCACGAGGGTTGTAAagtttagaagctaaacgaatcgaagaaaataaatttcgtcgaaagtcggtaagttgggaatgttataacccgtacttttggggtgagactagggtgcttaacatgataagaaggtAGATGTTATGAGGTactttagtcgtatgatagtcgcgtgttaagttttgaagtcaagcgagttgtgaaacaaaagtccATGAAAGTCGTTACAAGTTACGTTGgtaaattttattgaaatttgcGTGCCTGTCCACCTTAcctaggttggggtgtgacaaaacCCCCACCTATTTGTACTTCCTCTAATTTAATCAGATCTTTTGTTTTGAAAGAATGTAAGATAGTCGGAGTACAGAGTTAAATCTTTTAATTTTGAGCTCAATCCGGACCTGCACTGCTTAATATTTCGATAAACAGTACTATAAGCCATAACTTTTTTATGaaagtaaaaatataatcttACTCAAAGAGAAAGTTGTTTGACATTCCAAATAATAATAGTGTTATGTAAATTAGGTTCTTTCTTTTCAAGTTGTGTGCTAGGGGATTAGAAACAGTGAACAGCATTAGGAAAAGTACGTTTGAACTTGACGGCCTGATTTTTTGATAGCTATTATATGTAAGCAAAAGTTGCAATGGTTATACCGTGAGGATTGAGTGAATAAGAAGTAGCTACGGGTTGGCATCTCTTTCCATATGATAGTTTGCTTGTAGTCTGGTTCATGTGGCCATGTAAAATGTAAACAAGAAAACTAAGAAGAAAAGGGAGGAGGAGACTAACATTATTTAACAGTGTGAAACCAAACTATATCATAATGGAGCCCACACACTGGAGAATCTGACTTTAATTAGGTGTCTAGAAGTAGCCTACTTAGCCACCATGACAAATTGACAATACATAGTAGTAAAAAGAATTTTGTAACCATTCCATACAAGGCAGGATAACTTGAAAGTTGGAAAGAGAGAAAAGCATATATTTCCATTTTCTTTCAACACAAACAATTCTCAATTCGTATTCCCTTCCTGACGctcttatatttcttttaaatttgccaTTGCAACCATTCCCTTTTCCActttattgaaagaaaaaaaaaaacccatCAAATGGAGTTTCCCAAATTTCTTCTTATTCTCATCCTTTTACCTTTCTACCAAGTTCTCTCCCTCAATGAATATGAAACTTTTCATCCATATCAAACTTCATATACTCttgatcctcaggccatgatcaTTCAAGCTTGCAACAACATACAAAACCAAGCCTTATGCCTCTCACACATTCAATCCAACCTTGATAATCATGGCCATGTTAGGGACCCACATTCAGTCCTTAGAGCAGCCATTCGAAACTCCCTCAATCAGGCAAAGTTAGCCATTCAATCAATCACAAAATTCAGCACCTTATCAGCTTCATCCCGGGATCAAATGGCCATCGAGGATTGTCAAGAACTTCTCGATTTCTCGGTCACTGAACTAGCATGGTCGttaggagaaatgagaaaaatccGAACTGGTTTAAAGAACTTCCATTATGAAGGAAACCTCAAGGCATGGCTAAGTGCTGCTTTGAGCAATCAAGATACATGTTTAGAAGGATTCGAGGGCACGGACCGACaccttgaaaattttattaaggGCAGTTTAGCACAAGTCACACAACTCATTAGTAATGTTCTAACTTTGTATGTACAATTGCATAGCTTGCCATTTAAATCACCAAGAAACGAGACAATAAGATATGAAAATCCAAAATATCCAGAGTGGATGACTAATGGAGACAAGGAGATGCTAACTTCTAGTCCAAGTAAGATGCATGTAGATGCAGTTGTAGCCTTAGATGGAAGTGGCCATTATCGGTCAATTGCACAAGCAATATATGAGGCTCCTAGCTATAGTAGTAGGAGGTATGTGATCTACGTGAAGAGGGGAATTTACCATGAAAATGTtgatatgaagaagaaaaaaaccaaTATCATGCTTGTGGGAGATGGGATTGGAGCCACTGTGATTACTGGCAACAGAAATTTCATGCAAGGATGGACTACATTTAGAACTGCAACTGTTGGTCCGTAATTTTCTCAACCTTTCTTCTCTATGTTTCTTTTGATTAGGTCACGACACTTATGAGCCATTAGGTTAGTTATAATGCTACAATGATAGGTAGTACTTTCTAGAGTAAATTTCATACGGTAGAAtgaaaaataaggtaataagCTGCAATAGTCGGTTAAATTGCACTTGAAGTTAAAGATTATTTATACTCAGTATGTATGTCTTAAATCCATATTGACTCTTCGTTTAGTTAATTAACATGCGATAAAAGTTACTTGTAATTTCCTAATAAGCGACTTGTATGATCAATGCATAGAACATAGAACTTAAACTTGTAAGTAATTTCCTTTCTCTTGATTAATATGTTTCCATTAACAGCTGTTTCGGGCAAGGGATTTATTGCAAGAGACATAACATTTCGCAACACTGCTGGACCCAAAAATTTCCAAGGCGTGGCCCTACGTGTGGACTCGGATCAGTCGGCCTTCTTCAGGTGCAGTATGGAAGGATATCAAGACACACTTTACGCCCATTCTCTCCGCCAGTTCTACCGTGAATGCAACATATATGGCACCATAGACTTCATTTTTGGTAATGGTGCAGCTGTTCTTCAAAACTGCAAGATTTACACTAGAGAGCCACTTCCTTTACAGAAGGTCACAATCACGGCCCAAGGTCGAAAAAGCCCAGATCAAAGCACTGGATTTTCGATCCAAGATAGCTATGTTTATGCTACTAGGCCCACTTATTTGGGCCGGCCCTGGAAAATGTATTCACGAACTGTGTACATGAATACTTACATGAGTGGTATGGTCCAGCCCAGAGGATGGTTAGAGTGGTATGGGAACTTTGCTTTGAACAGTTTGTGGTATGGTGAGTATAGGAATTATGGGCCTGGATCATCGCTTTCTGGGCGGGTTAAGTGGCCCGGTTACCATATTATCAAAGATCCATCAACGGCTAGTTTCTTCACCGTTCAACATTTCATCGACGGCATGTCTTGGTTGCCGGCAACCGGCGTCCAGTTCACGGCTGGTCTTACTAATTAGGTTACAGCAGTAACTAATAGCTCAATTGTTTAATGGAGTAAATTGATGTTTATATCATTATCTTCTATATTGTGTATATAATTCATGATGACATATTGTATCATACATACAAAGTAAGATATTTGTTCCAAATGGACGTGGAACGTCTAAAGCTACTTGTGTATGCATGTATCAATTCTCTCCATTGCTTGGCACGTCGTAATTAGGTTAATTAACTTTTCTTAACGTGGAAAATGACCTAACCTTTCTTTGTGCATTAGAATATTCGTTCGCTAATTTGGGAAAGCAAAAAAGTTGACTTCTATAGTTCCCAATCTCCTAAAATCATGTGATTActattttcattttccctttggTATGTGCATAATTTGCCACGTGAAATAGTGCAtacattttttagcattttaattACTTAATGCAACGTAGTCAATATTGATGTTCTTGGCATCTATTATGGCTCTAAGAAAGGCAATTGAGATTTATCTTCGTATGTTACTCTGACCCTATACCTGCTCTCGTACTCAAAAGGACAATTGAAGCAACAATTTTTCACAGCCATTTACAGAGTTTACTGTattaataaaaatggaaaatggaaaTGTATATAGTAGTGTAGAATCTTCTAGAATCAGTTATGTAGTTGGATAATTAGTTTAAGTGGTTGGTTAGTTAGctgatactatatatatatatttatgagaTACACTATACagttgagaaaaatagaattttcATTTCATTCCTCTCTTCCAATATTTCTCTCCCTACATTTCATTCTAGAATCTTCTTTGTCGAGTTAGGGTTCATCATTTACCCCAAAatcaacatggtatcaaagcaatTGATCGCGATTGTGAGTCCACAACATTGATTCTGGGAGACTCTGTTAGTTCTATAATCCAATTGATAGATGAACTGCAAAATTGAGATTCCACAATGGCGGCAAAGACAAATTTGGACCATAACCATCCGTTGTTCTTTCATCCTTCAGATACGACTGGAGCTCCAATAATTTCGATTCAATTGACTGGTTCTGACAATTACATCACCTGGAGTCGAGCGATGGAAATCCAGCTGCTTGGGAAGAACAAGCTAGGGTTAGTCGATGGGACTCTAAAAAAAGAGATTTTGATACAATACTAGGTCATCAGTGGGATCGATGTAACGCTATCGTCTTAGGATAGATCATGAGTTCAGTAACAGAGGAATTGATATCAGGGATTGTGTATGCGAAGAATGCTAGAGCTTTTTGGGAAGATTTGAGGGAACGATTTAATAAGGTAAATACCTCACAAGTGTATCGGTTGCACAAAGCAATAGCTACAAT of the Nicotiana tabacum cultivar K326 chromosome 7, ASM71507v2, whole genome shotgun sequence genome contains:
- the LOC107760401 gene encoding putative pectinesterase/pectinesterase inhibitor 22, which codes for MEFPKFLLILILLPFYQVLSLNEYETFHPYQTSYTLDPQAMIIQACNNIQNQALCLSHIQSNLDNHGHVRDPHSVLRAAIRNSLNQAKLAIQSITKFSTLSASSRDQMAIEDCQELLDFSVTELAWSLGEMRKIRTGLKNFHYEGNLKAWLSAALSNQDTCLEGFEGTDRHLENFIKGSLAQVTQLISNVLTLYVQLHSLPFKSPRNETIRYENPKYPEWMTNGDKEMLTSSPSKMHVDAVVALDGSGHYRSIAQAIYEAPSYSSRRYVIYVKRGIYHENVDMKKKKTNIMLVGDGIGATVITGNRNFMQGWTTFRTATVAVSGKGFIARDITFRNTAGPKNFQGVALRVDSDQSAFFRCSMEGYQDTLYAHSLRQFYRECNIYGTIDFIFGNGAAVLQNCKIYTREPLPLQKVTITAQGRKSPDQSTGFSIQDSYVYATRPTYLGRPWKMYSRTVYMNTYMSGMVQPRGWLEWYGNFALNSLWYGEYRNYGPGSSLSGRVKWPGYHIIKDPSTASFFTVQHFIDGMSWLPATGVQFTAGLTN